DNA from Leptospira mayottensis 200901116:
GGAAATTTTAGTTTTTAATATTTCTACGAGATTTTTTTAGGTTTTCGGACTCTTAAAAGATCACCGAAAGTTTTCAGAGAAACCGTAAGAATGTTCAAGCCCAGCATTAAGGAGGCAACCGTTTTTGTCGAAAAGTATTTCAGGAGAGATACATGTCACTTGCCAGAAAATCCACAGCGACCGTTGAACAATATAAATCCAACGAAATCTCAACTGTCAGTCAGGGCAAACTCATCGTCATGCTCTATGACGGGGCGGTTCGCTTTCTAAATATCGCTCTGGAGAATAATACTCCCCGGAAATACGATGTGGTCAATAACCATATCCTCAAAGCGGGAGAGATCGTTACGGAACTTATGCTTGCTCTCAACTTAGAGCAAGGTGGGGAAGTGGCAAATAATCTTCTCGGAATTTACGTTTACATCAAAAAACGTCTTTTGGAAGCAAATATGAAGAAGGATTCCGAAATCCTCCAAGAAATCATCAAATACATGGAAGACCTAAAATCGGCTTGGGAAGAAG
Protein-coding regions in this window:
- the fliS gene encoding flagellar export chaperone FliS; protein product: MSLARKSTATVEQYKSNEISTVSQGKLIVMLYDGAVRFLNIALENNTPRKYDVVNNHILKAGEIVTELMLALNLEQGGEVANNLLGIYVYIKKRLLEANMKKDSEILQEIIKYMEDLKSAWEEVEKKEKSNVVSTPFQGNRGSGLSIQG